In a single window of the Tribolium castaneum strain GA2 chromosome 8, icTriCast1.1, whole genome shotgun sequence genome:
- the Vps29 gene encoding vacuolar protein sorting-associated protein 29 has translation MLVLVLGDLHIPHRCSTLPPKFKKLLLPGRIQHILCTGNLCTKESYDYLKTLASDVHVVRGDFDDNLNYPEQKVVTVGQFRIGLLHGHQVVPWGDPESLALIQRQLDVDILISGHTHKFEAYEHESKFYINPGSATGAYNALDITVTPSFVLMDIQNTTVVTYVYQLVGDEVKVERIEFKKN, from the exons ATG TTGGTCCTTGTTTTGGGCGATTTACACATTCCTCATAGATGTAGCACTTTACCCcctaagtttaaaaaactgctacTCCCCGGCCGCATACAACACATACTCTGTACGGGGAATTTATGTACGAAGGAGTCGTACGATTATCTCAAAACTTTAGCCAGTGATGTGCACGTTGTGAGGGGCGATTTTGATGAT aatttgaaTTATCCTGAACAGAAAGTTGTGACTGTGGGACAGTTTCGAATTGGGTTGTTGCATGGACATCAAGTGGTGCCATGGGGGGACCCTGAGTCACTAGCGCTGATTCAGCGACAGCTAGATGTGGATATCCTTATTTCGGGACATACTCATAAGTTTGAAGCGTACGAACATGAGagtaaattttacataaaccCCGGGTCGGCTACGGGGGCTTACAATGCACTTGATAT AACTGTAACGCCGTCTTTTGTCCTAATGGATATACAGAATACCACTGTTGTGACGTACGTTTACCAGCTTGTCGGTGACGAAGTTAAAGTAGAAAggattgaatttaaaaagaacTAA